From a region of the Pseudoxanthomonas sp. X-1 genome:
- a CDS encoding DUF4142 domain-containing protein, giving the protein MRVTLLSTLVVAALAACSNADKPGTPDTTTGPDASQQTNNEPRQGDGTAATDLQKTAASPLSDGDSEALGVLSAINQHEIAAGQQAQSRQLPPKVAAYAAMMVKDHSENDEQIQQLGPPRDSAPATAQKTKGEAELAALGEHKADYAKAYVEAMVKGHTEALKAIDDKLLPLAKSSEVKLHLEKTRAAVAQHLEEAKALQSSS; this is encoded by the coding sequence ATGCGCGTCACCTTGCTCAGCACCCTCGTCGTCGCCGCCTTGGCGGCTTGCTCCAACGCAGATAAACCCGGCACGCCAGACACTACAACCGGACCTGATGCCAGCCAGCAGACGAACAACGAACCAAGACAAGGCGATGGCACGGCTGCGACAGACCTGCAGAAAACCGCCGCCAGCCCGCTCTCCGATGGCGACTCGGAGGCCCTGGGGGTTCTTTCCGCGATCAATCAGCACGAGATTGCGGCGGGCCAGCAGGCGCAGAGCCGGCAACTGCCACCCAAGGTCGCCGCCTACGCGGCGATGATGGTCAAGGACCACTCCGAGAACGACGAACAGATCCAGCAGCTGGGACCGCCGCGCGACTCGGCACCCGCCACGGCGCAGAAGACCAAGGGCGAAGCGGAACTTGCCGCGTTGGGCGAGCACAAAGCCGATTACGCCAAGGCCTACGTGGAGGCGATGGTGAAAGGCCATACCGAGGCGCTCAAGGCCATCGACGACAAGCTCCTGCCTCTGGCGAAGTCGTCGGAGGTAAAACTTCACCTCGAAAAAACGCGTGCCGCTGTGGCCCAGCACCTCGAAGAAGCCAAAGCGCTTCAGTCGTCCAGCTGA
- a CDS encoding XVIPCD domain-containing protein encodes MGASKHTLQSGQQVELVDWEGLKPPQHGAALQQAAWDPDASRIGLGFYSSTEEFMRNDWARVHMSPTPATLPGHRPVMLYYSEREGSWHTPEALDIDHIVQWKDHLKALDVHSLAEAQMGYNDVSNLRLLPAAVNRARDAADRVHDQHGPQSAEWRAWCEARFGFDPSAARASFDPETDGAKRRAATLEADWTPAMTRKDLSFDTAVQGKWFESALRDAYRGEASVVRPVAPFDTMKVPLFECAVTKQLCTRDSFDIDHAIAFEALLKELPKHAGGQGLKKADVLDAFNETSNLRLVSRAANASHEFELNGQGQYQEALKEEPERPGEFRHFLATGAMGPADKQALSDAIKEFVGRDQYKMEVYSRLKAGGAIDFQDPRAATGPVMQLSDPHHPDHHRFDKVMRQIDLLDPNRQVLPTQEYRENLAAALAVESKRQGMSRIDMVDKGGPEGTLLCAAENRGAVLGRAQVSVTEGALTPMAFSTAAADALSAPHQSQAQALQRTAHQ; translated from the coding sequence ATGGGCGCTTCAAAGCACACGCTCCAGAGCGGACAGCAGGTCGAGCTCGTGGATTGGGAAGGGCTGAAGCCGCCGCAACATGGGGCCGCATTGCAGCAGGCAGCGTGGGATCCGGACGCCTCGCGCATCGGCCTGGGTTTCTACAGTTCCACCGAAGAATTCATGCGGAACGACTGGGCGAGGGTGCACATGAGCCCGACGCCTGCCACGCTGCCCGGACATCGCCCGGTGATGCTGTATTACAGCGAGAGAGAAGGAAGCTGGCATACGCCCGAGGCGTTGGACATCGACCACATCGTGCAGTGGAAGGATCATCTCAAGGCGCTGGACGTGCACAGCCTGGCCGAGGCCCAGATGGGCTACAACGATGTGAGCAATCTCCGATTGCTGCCGGCAGCGGTCAACCGCGCGCGCGACGCGGCGGATCGCGTCCATGATCAACATGGCCCCCAGTCCGCCGAATGGCGCGCCTGGTGCGAAGCGCGCTTCGGCTTCGATCCATCCGCGGCCCGGGCTTCCTTCGATCCGGAAACCGATGGCGCGAAGCGGCGGGCCGCCACGCTTGAGGCGGATTGGACGCCGGCAATGACGCGCAAGGACCTTTCCTTCGATACCGCTGTCCAGGGCAAGTGGTTCGAAAGCGCCTTGCGCGACGCTTACCGGGGTGAAGCGTCGGTGGTCCGCCCGGTCGCGCCTTTCGACACCATGAAGGTGCCGCTCTTCGAGTGTGCCGTCACCAAGCAGCTCTGTACCCGCGACTCGTTCGACATCGATCATGCCATTGCGTTCGAGGCACTCCTCAAGGAGCTACCCAAGCACGCGGGCGGCCAGGGCTTGAAGAAGGCGGATGTGCTCGATGCTTTCAACGAGACCAGCAATCTGCGCCTGGTCAGCCGCGCCGCCAATGCCTCTCACGAGTTCGAGCTCAATGGTCAGGGCCAGTATCAGGAGGCGCTGAAAGAGGAGCCGGAGCGGCCCGGTGAGTTCAGGCACTTCTTGGCGACGGGCGCGATGGGTCCGGCCGACAAGCAGGCACTTTCCGACGCGATCAAGGAGTTCGTCGGAAGGGACCAGTACAAGATGGAGGTGTATTCGCGACTCAAGGCCGGCGGCGCGATCGACTTCCAGGATCCTCGCGCGGCGACCGGGCCGGTTATGCAGCTTTCCGACCCGCATCATCCCGACCATCATCGATTCGACAAGGTCATGCGCCAGATCGACCTCCTGGATCCGAATCGGCAGGTGCTTCCGACCCAGGAATATCGCGAGAATCTGGCAGCGGCGTTGGCGGTGGAGTCCAAACGGCAAGGCATGAGCAGGATCGATATGGTCGACAAAGGCGGGCCCGAAGGCACCCTGCTGTGTGCCGCCGAGAATCGGGGCGCCGTGCTGGGGCGGGCGCAGGTGTCCGTGACCGAGGGAGCCCTGACGCCCATGGCATTCAGTACGGCGGCGGCTGACGCCCTGTCGGCCCCGCATCAGTCGCAAGCGCAGGCGCTGCAGAGAACGGCGCATCAGTAG
- the ligD gene encoding DNA ligase D, producing the protein MSLTEYRRKRSFDKTKEPEPGKALPQGQRAIFVVQLHHASRRHYDFRLQVGDALKSWAVPKGPSYDPKVKRMAVEVEDHPVDYATFEGEIPKGEYGGGHVAQFDHGVWATSGDPEAQLAKGHLRFELFGTKLKGGWHLVRSGKPARQPQWLLFKDDDAFAGTVEADDLLGDVTQAPAADLKRAGSGKERKKGLKAVAAPKKGRRKDWAKKAAALSNAKQAKAPDGPFELQLAKLGESPPKGDQWVHEIKWDGYRILATIADGQVRLWSRNALEWTAKIPEIRDAVAALGLRSGALDGELIAGSGTKEDFNLLQATLSGERQGALAYALFDVLHLDGVDVADAPLLERKALLKELLDTGPAGHLAFSSHVVGDGEAAYRLAGERHFEGIISKRADRAYHPGRSEDWKKTKQLASEEFAVVGYTAPKGSRTGFGSLLLAKPDPKHGWLYVGRVGSGFNDALIKELTQLIGKAGSKTPTAHVPTNDTDLRAATWFAPRFVVEVFYRGVGGQQLLRQASLKTVRRDKDVADLMDSDRGPTEEAATPAVPAKGTKRATKATSAHKPSKKRAPAERASPKLSSPGKVLFPEDKITKQQVWDYYEAVMPHLLPEVIDRPLSIIRCPAGTGRPCFFQKHHTAGLELVDSVRLKEDSGINAHYLVVRDAASLLELVQFNALEFHPWGSRAEEPDRADRVVFDLDPGPDVPFEEVKKAATDIRKLLAQLELESFLRVSGGKGLHVVVPLNPGCDWDLTKRFAKGFADALSQSEPHRFLATATKRLRNKRIFVDYLRNGRGATAVASYSLRARPGAPVAMPIPWSELPKLTRANAFTIKDVPAKLKRRRKDPWEGIDTIQQNLARWAERD; encoded by the coding sequence ATGTCGCTGACCGAATACCGTCGGAAGCGGAGCTTCGACAAGACCAAGGAACCCGAGCCCGGGAAGGCGCTGCCGCAGGGGCAGCGGGCCATCTTCGTGGTCCAGCTCCACCACGCCAGCCGGCGGCATTACGACTTCCGGCTTCAGGTCGGCGACGCCCTCAAAAGCTGGGCCGTGCCCAAGGGGCCCAGCTACGACCCCAAGGTCAAACGGATGGCCGTGGAGGTGGAAGACCACCCTGTGGACTACGCCACGTTTGAAGGGGAGATCCCCAAGGGCGAGTACGGCGGTGGTCACGTCGCCCAATTCGATCATGGGGTTTGGGCGACTTCTGGAGATCCCGAGGCGCAGCTGGCCAAGGGCCACCTGCGCTTCGAACTGTTTGGCACCAAGCTCAAGGGCGGCTGGCACCTGGTGCGCTCGGGCAAGCCCGCCAGGCAGCCGCAGTGGCTGCTCTTCAAGGACGACGACGCCTTCGCCGGCACGGTGGAAGCCGACGACCTGCTCGGGGACGTGACCCAAGCCCCTGCCGCCGATCTGAAACGGGCCGGCAGTGGCAAAGAGCGCAAGAAGGGCCTCAAGGCCGTTGCAGCGCCGAAGAAGGGCCGTCGAAAGGATTGGGCGAAGAAGGCCGCGGCGCTGTCCAACGCCAAGCAGGCGAAGGCCCCTGATGGCCCCTTCGAGCTCCAGCTGGCCAAGCTGGGCGAGTCGCCGCCCAAGGGAGACCAGTGGGTCCACGAAATCAAATGGGACGGCTACCGAATCCTGGCCACGATCGCTGACGGCCAGGTGCGCCTCTGGTCCCGCAACGCGCTGGAGTGGACGGCCAAGATCCCCGAGATCAGGGACGCGGTGGCCGCGTTGGGCCTTCGATCCGGCGCGCTGGACGGCGAGCTCATCGCAGGCAGCGGCACGAAGGAGGACTTCAACCTCCTCCAAGCCACCTTGTCCGGCGAGCGCCAGGGCGCGCTCGCCTACGCGCTGTTCGACGTGCTGCACCTCGACGGGGTGGACGTCGCCGACGCGCCGTTGCTGGAGCGCAAGGCGCTGCTCAAGGAACTGCTGGACACAGGCCCTGCGGGGCACCTGGCTTTCAGCTCCCACGTCGTGGGAGACGGGGAGGCGGCGTATCGGCTGGCCGGCGAGCGCCACTTCGAAGGCATCATCTCCAAGCGCGCGGACCGGGCCTACCACCCGGGCCGGAGCGAGGATTGGAAGAAGACCAAGCAGTTGGCCTCGGAAGAGTTCGCCGTGGTCGGCTACACCGCGCCGAAGGGGAGCCGAACAGGCTTTGGTTCCCTGCTGCTGGCCAAGCCCGATCCCAAGCATGGGTGGCTCTACGTCGGCCGGGTCGGATCCGGCTTCAACGATGCGCTGATCAAGGAACTGACCCAGCTGATCGGCAAGGCCGGGAGCAAGACGCCCACCGCGCACGTGCCGACCAACGACACCGACCTGCGCGCAGCCACCTGGTTTGCGCCGCGCTTCGTCGTGGAAGTCTTCTACCGCGGCGTTGGCGGGCAGCAGCTGTTGCGCCAGGCCTCGCTGAAAACGGTGCGCCGCGACAAGGACGTGGCGGACCTGATGGATTCAGATCGCGGACCGACCGAGGAGGCGGCCACGCCGGCGGTCCCGGCCAAGGGGACGAAACGCGCCACCAAGGCAACCAGCGCCCACAAGCCCAGCAAGAAGCGCGCGCCGGCCGAGCGCGCATCGCCCAAGCTCTCGTCGCCCGGCAAGGTGCTCTTCCCCGAGGACAAGATCACCAAACAGCAGGTCTGGGACTACTACGAAGCGGTGATGCCGCACCTGCTGCCGGAGGTCATCGACCGGCCCTTGTCGATCATCCGTTGCCCCGCCGGCACCGGTCGGCCCTGCTTCTTCCAGAAGCACCACACCGCCGGGTTAGAACTGGTCGATTCGGTCCGGCTGAAAGAGGACAGCGGCATCAATGCCCACTATCTGGTGGTGCGCGATGCGGCGAGCCTGCTGGAACTCGTTCAGTTCAACGCCCTGGAATTCCACCCCTGGGGCAGTCGCGCCGAGGAGCCGGATCGCGCCGACCGGGTGGTGTTCGACCTGGACCCGGGGCCGGACGTGCCCTTCGAGGAGGTCAAAAAGGCGGCCACGGACATCCGCAAGCTCCTGGCCCAGCTGGAGTTGGAATCCTTCCTGCGCGTATCGGGCGGCAAGGGCCTCCACGTCGTGGTGCCACTGAACCCGGGATGCGACTGGGATCTGACCAAGCGTTTTGCCAAGGGCTTCGCCGACGCACTGTCCCAGTCGGAGCCACACCGGTTCCTGGCCACCGCCACCAAGCGCCTGCGCAACAAGCGGATCTTCGTGGACTACCTGCGCAACGGGCGCGGGGCGACAGCCGTGGCCTCCTATTCGCTGCGCGCGCGCCCCGGTGCGCCGGTCGCGATGCCGATCCCGTGGAGCGAGTTGCCCAAGCTCACGCGGGCCAATGCCTTCACCATCAAGGACGTGCCGGCGAAGTTGAAACGCCGCCGCAAGGATCCTTGGGAGGGCATCGATACCATCCAGCAGAACCTGGCGCGGTGGGCTGAACGGGACTGA
- a CDS encoding DUF3606 domain-containing protein encodes MSDDKKNTGSPDRDRINVNEDYELQYWTKTLGVSADKLREAVKAVGPTSAAVRKYLGK; translated from the coding sequence ATGAGCGACGACAAGAAGAACACCGGATCCCCTGACCGCGACCGCATCAACGTCAATGAGGACTATGAGCTGCAGTATTGGACCAAGACCCTCGGCGTGTCCGCCGACAAGCTGCGCGAGGCAGTGAAGGCGGTCGGCCCAACTTCGGCGGCGGTGCGCAAGTACCTGGGCAAGTAA